Below is a genomic region from Rosa chinensis cultivar Old Blush chromosome 5, RchiOBHm-V2, whole genome shotgun sequence.
AGAACTTGGCTTCTGGGAACggaattatagggtttgaaggAGAGAGACCGAAGGGTTCAAGCTTGGGTTTTTAGTTTGGCCAAGATCCAAGCACCTGCTAACCTCAACTAACGATTGTTCGAGGCCTGGAGATTAAGCTGGTATGGGTCAGAtccagagagaaaagaaacaaagctGAAGGCTTCAAACGGAGGGTCGTTCTTCTCGAGAATCCCTCCTTGGCTTGACGATAACGCCGTTTGGACCAGAGACTCAGAGCTTGGAAGCACGTCAATGGCGGCTTCGAGTTCTTTGTAGTACTAAGATTGTAATCGAATGACAAGTGATGGGAGACGATCTTATCCTTACTGCAACAGTCACCCAGAAGATTGAAAACACTAAGAGGAGAGAGATCAAAAATTAGAATAAGGGGAGAAAAAAGTAGATCTTGTTTAGGTATGgagacggagagagagagagagagagagagagagagagagagagagagagagaaacctcCGGATCTATATTAGGTTTGAACTCTAAAGGGGTGAAGGGGTTAtattgaaggaagttttcccttACCGTTCGATCAGCTCTTCATCACTAATCCGATGGCTACAAATGATTGTCAAAACCGATAACTAACACACGTCAGCTCCACTATCGTGTTTGGCACCAATATTAGTGAGTTGAATTATAAATTAATCACAAATATAtgttttttctcacttacccactATTACACTGTGTGAACAAAATTTATCCCACCAATAATTCACATCAGTggcttactatttccatttcccACTGATAATTTTTAGTGCCTACTAGTTAGTCCCTATTGggaaaaattctagtagtgacaaATAATCTTCTCAAAGatctgtaaaacaaataaaatcccTAATCAAATCTAGATCAGCAATGGTAATGTCGCGCTATGGGATATTTTCACTGATGCTCTTTCTTTGTAGGAGACACATTTGTCACAACTTCAATAACATCTAAGAAACAAGGTAACAGTGTAACAAGGATTTAGAAAACCATACATCTAAAAGACTAAAACATATTGTAGAAGTAGCTACTTACCCACAAGCACCTTGCTGTTAACATGGGGGCCCAACTTATCAATTGGGATAAAATCAAATTTTGTTTCATAATTTCTCATTTAAAGTCATTTCATTGCTGACTTCATCAACGTCAGAGCTCCCTTTGAAATATAATAAACCTTCCCTAGTTGAAACTTTTCAAAAAACTTCCTTACAGCTTCATTAAACATTGCAGCTTGAATTTCAGTTCTCTGCACCAGATTGAACAAAGTGAGAATCACTAAGCCACATATATAACTGAGGAGCATCGGAACATGTAAACAGAATCTAATAAGTCTTTTGCTTACATCTTCGTCTGTTAACTCCGCATTGAAGACATGGCCTTGACCTCTAGCATTCGTGTAAGTACGCATGGTTCCCTTGTTAAGGAATACGAAAGCTAGTAAATGTTGAATGGTGGATCTAGAAAGTAAACTAGAACTTGAAGAGAATAGCCATCTATTGTATACAAAGAAATTACCAAGTAGCCAAACAGTATCAAAAATAAACCATCTAGCCAATACTATAATTCTCTGTACAATGTTTCCAGTAACAAGTACGATAAGATATTCAATATTAGAGAATTCTTTTGCCACAGAAAGGTTGTTAGAGAACCTAAGCCTTGAACATTTTCAACAAATGTCACGATGAAAATAAGTACATGGAATTACTAAATAATTAACCACTATGGAAATAAAGATGAAAAAGACACACAAAAATCTCTAATGGCATTGGACATTAACCATTGCTATAATAATGAAGCGTGTTTAAAACATTCAGAAAAAATGTCCTCTATTAGTTACCTATCTTGAGAGAAGATAACATATTATAACGTAGCTGGTGAAGAGCAATGAGCATAGTACCATGTGAAATAAATAGATTGAGATAATTTACCTCAAATCTTTCGAGGCTTGTGTAAGGCTTTTGGTCAAAGTCTCAACTTCCTTCAGCAGACCACTAAGCAATAATTATCAACTTTAGCATCTGAAACCCAATACTTCAGAAGAAATAAACCGAGAGGCAGAGAAGTGATCACTTATCGGACATGTTTGGAATGTCATTAACAGTGTAATCAAGAAGACGAATGAGGCCTAGGTTCTGAATACTCCCAGAGATAACATAAGAACTTAGATGTGAGTTGAACATCGCCTTTAGCCTCATCATTCCATCACTAGCTAGCAGTAAAACTACACAACCAAATTATAATTAATCAGATTCTACTTTTCTCAGGGTTTAGGCTCCATAGAACAATCTACAATAAAGAACTAAATTTACTGAGAAAtccaaaacaagaaacaaatgcaaacaaaccTAATTCATGGTGTTGTTGCCAGAACCAAATGCCATTATTTGAATAGAAAGGTAATTGATGCGATTTACTCAACGCACAATTATTACAGAAATCTTTAGAAGAAATGTGAGAACCAAGAGGTGATCCTAATCGAGCTatgacagaagaagaagaagggtgacCAACTGATTATGCCAAAGTGAGGATTGAAAGGTGGCAAGAGCTTGAGGAATGGTGGGAACAGACGACAGAAGAAGGGGGCAGAGGCCATCTTTACAGGGGCCCTGAAACAATAGACAACCAGTGCGTAAGCAACGAATTTGATAAAAGTCAAGAACGAATAGGAAATAGACAAGATTATCTTTAGTGAAACGGGCGACAGACAATAAATTTTTACGAATGGAGGGAATGCTCAAGACATTTTCAAGGAAGAATTTAGAGTTGCCTAAGGAAAAAGGAAGGTTATCAGAATGGGAAACCGGCATTGAATCACCATTACCCATATAGACATTGTGTGGACCACCATAAGGCTGAGAATTTTGAAGAGGCATAGCGGTCATGTGGTGTGTAGCTCCAGTATCGGGATACCAATTTGGATCACCAAGAAAATGTGCACCCGCGAATGGAGGAgtagtggttgggccggaataACAATGGGGACACTGATTCAATCCATGCTGATTAGTTTTGCAGTTAAAACACCTTTGCGGGCCTGGACCAAGAAGTCCATTGGACCATGCTGGGCGAGCTGACCATGAAGTAGGAGAGAAAGGAGGCATTTGCGTTTGGATTAAACGCAAAGTTTGGGAACGGGGAACGTGCTCCACCACCACGGCGGTAGCGCTGGTTGTTGCGACCGCCATATGAGGGCCGGCAGCCGTCACGGCGAGTAGAAGGGCCACGGGGTGGTGCAGCGGCGTCCTGGTTCAGGCCATGAGGTGCAGCTGGGTTCGATCCATGGTGAAACAATGCTGAGGCAGGATTAGAATCTGATGAATGGGTTTGCTGTGCCTCAAAAGCGAGGATCCTGGATAGGAGGTTAGAGAAATCTGGAAGGGAGGAAGACTGAGCAAGGGCAGTACGAAGCATCAGGTAATCTGGTCCAAGTCCATGAAGTGTGGCCACAACAAGATCAGCATCAGAGACGGGTTGATTAATGGAGGCTAGGGAATCAGCAATTGACTTGGCTTGTTGGAGGTATTCATCAACTGATTGCGAACCCTTTTGAAGATCAAAGAGTTGAAGTTTGAGGCTCGTGGCACTGGCAACAGATTTTTGGGAGAAATGGCGGGCAAGGCAGTCCCATATCCCTTTTGATGTATCGAAGCCAATGGTGAGACGTGCTACATTTTCAGAAAGGGAAGTGGTGAGAATGCTAACGATTTGCTGGTCAGTAGTGAACCAGGTTTCATGCTTAAGATTGGGAATTATTGTGGCAGGTTTGCCTTCACTAGCAGGTTGTGTTTTGGTGGCAGAACGTTCAGGGATAGACCCATCTATATATCCCCCTAGTTTCGCACCATGAAGATATGGTTTTAGCTGAGGAAGCCAAACAAGATAATTTGATTCTGTAAGTTTGGTGAACTGAGCAGTGTTTTGGGAGGGAGGGTTGGACGAGGAAGAGGCCATGGAGATAGGGAAGGAGGACAAAGACACAGGAAGAAGACATAGGAGGTAAATCTGACACCTTAGACTACTGATTCCATGTAGAAATTGTCATTCATTGATTTGTACATTTACGATGTTTACAATATATAGGAGAGGCTGCATCAATTTTGCAATGCTGTAATAACTACATTTAAAACAATTTCAAAACTGATCCTAGATTGATGCACAGCAGTATAGGCTATAGCCATCTATATTTAAAACAATAGCAAAACTGATTCTAGATTAATGCATAGCATTTTAGGAATATCAATGGCTAGTGATTGAGGAAGATTGATTATCTTTAACACAATGCCTGAGAGTGACCGCTGGGATGCGTGCCTGGCACGACCTATCAGCAGCTTCCATGAGCACTATGCACTCATCTCCGGGGTGCCAGCTCAGGAGTAAAGTTCAATTATAATCACCCATCAGGTTATTCTCACACCGTCAGAACTTTCGTCTATCGACCGTCTAGTGTACCAGCATACTGCATTTGAACGTTGTAGGCTTGATGTATATTACTGTTCTATAGTTGCAATCTTGCTTTGCCTATATTAAATGGAATTGGAAAAGAGATTATGTAGTCATTACACAGTGAATGTTATTATAGTGCTGTGGGAGGTTGATGCTGCAGTCTAGTTTTTGTTAAGCATCTTTCTTGTTAATTAAGACCAGTCCTTGATTGAAATAACATATAGCAATACAGGAACtttcataaaattaaaatagtATATTTTGCTGAAAACATACTTTTTAGTTAGACAGTAGCTTTGATAGATCCAAGTTTAGTATCCAATGAGTCATCAAAGAATACACAAATGCAGAACTCTGATGAACATAATAGTGGTAAGATATAGGACACACCTTTCTTCTGTATTCATGTGGTAGGCAGCTGTTCCTCAATTTAAAAGATATTGCAATAATAATTTGATATACTGTTATCCTAAAAATGTTTCTAGCATATGAATGTGAGGCCATTTTTTACTTGTATTTTCTATTGCATTTTATGtctattattgttgttgttggtggtggtggtggtggtggtgtgtgtgtgtgttattttgatttttttgccATATAGCGAGGAATTTCTCTCCAACAAAATTTTAGTGGAGGTTTTAAGTCCAAATTGTCCCATCCCCTTTGATGAAAAATGTTGGCGTGAAACGCCTTACCATTgaactaattttttatttttttttgacaacAAATACCACTGAACTAATTGCTGGTTGGCACATATAGAGATAATTTGCTTTAGATCCCATGTCGACAATTCCAAATCGCTTTACTACTAATTTACTAATAGAACAAAATAGAAGATGCACTAATCAAATCCTATCTGATCCAAACATAGGGGTTGCCTGATGTatttacaaagttatcaatctGAACAATGCAATGATGCTTCTAGAGCCTGTTCTTTCCTTTCGAACTTCTACTGGAGCTCTGTTCTTCAGtgcatcttcatcttcaggTAGTGGAAAATGGGTTTCTGTGGCACAGGTATACACTTAACAGCCCAACCGATTGGCCAAGAAATGGCTGCAATTCCAAGACATACTCCCCATAGTCTGTAGTTCAACCTCTCTATATCTTCAAATTTGCTTAGAAATTCCACTGTCACAATCTGTAGAATAACTGCCACTGCAATTATCCCCATGAACAATTTGTCGGTGTGGATATTCCTAAAGATATCCTTTTTCACAAGCTTCCTGGCATTAAACTCATTGAACATCTGGCAAAACACAAAAGTATTAAAGATCAAGGTGCCATTTACCTTATCATTAACACCAAACATTGCTTCTCCCCTGAACTGTAATATCAAGAGGACAGTTGTTTGGTAGAGAGCTTGAGCCAAGAGGTTCCTGCACATGACATTGGTGATGAAGGGCTCAGTTCTGCCCACCGGTGGCTTTTCCATGAGTTCTTTTGTGGGTTTGTCCTTGGTAAGAGCCAGAGCTAGTAGTGTGTCCATAATCATGTTCAACCAAATTGAACGAACTATCGTAAATGGCACTTGCCTTGATGAAGCCGCTACTGCAAAGTTGATCAAAAGACCAGCAACATTTGATGTGAGCTGGAATTGGACGAGCTTCTGCGTATTGTGATAAACACATCTTCCGCATGCCAAAACACTGACCACTGAAGCAAAGTTATCATCCGTGATTATAATATCTGAGCTTTCTTTGGCAACTTCTGTTCCTTGAATTCCCATAGATAGTCCTATATCAGCTTCTTCCAATGCTGGGGCATCAGTAGCGCCATGACCAGTCACTGCAACTACATGACCTTTCTGCTTCAAGCATCGCACCATTAGAAGCTTATCAGCAGCAGAAGACCTCgccattacacagatattgtcCAGCTTCAACATTCTCTCCAAGTCGGTGTAGCTTTGAAATTCCACACCGTTTATCACTGCTCCACTGAAGATGTCATCACTGGACTTGAGTATCCCACATTCTGTGGCTATCGCTTTAGCAGTGAAAATATTGTCGCCTGTAATCATTTTGACCATCACCCCTGCATATTGACAATCTTCAACTG
It encodes:
- the LOC121049003 gene encoding uncharacterized protein LOC121049003 → MAVATTSATAVVVEHVPRSQTLRLIQTQMPPFSPTSWSARPAWSNGLLGPGPQRCFNCKTNQHGLNQCPHCYSGPTTTPPFAGAHFLGDPNWYPDTGATHHMTAMPLQNSQPYGGPHNVYMGPL